Genomic window (Chryseobacterium sp. H1D6B):
AGATGAAAAGACTCCAGATTGTAATGAGTATAGTACTTTTCATGATTTTAAGTTTTAAATTTTTTAGGTTTTTCTATGGTCTTGAAGGAAAAATTCCTTGGACACAAATAATGTAATTCATCCCCAGATAAGGTGGCATGTTGTCAATCGGCTGATTCGCTCCTGTAAATGAGACGGAAGCGGCATTAATAGTCGTATCCGGGGCCGTATCTACAAAACTTGGTATAGCTGTAAAATCTCTTCCTATTGTCGTTCCCGGCACTGCAACTGATGAGGTTGCGGAAGGAGATGAAGAAGTTGCATTTGACTTTGAAACTCTTAGCTGGCTCATAATGCTGGGCAGATTAGAATTAAGAATAGTCGTTGTAGGAGTTCCTGCCATTTCTCCAAGAACAACAGATTTTCCTGTACTAGATGTTCCTGCACCGATAGGAGCACGTCCGTTTAGGTTGGGCAACGCAAAATTTGTAGTGCCGTTACCTCCGTATGTAGTTCCTAAAATTGAGAAAAGAGCCTGGTTTTGTGCAATAGGTAATATTGCTCCGTTGCAAAGTAAAAAGCCTTTTGGAGCAAAATTACCTGCAAACATTTTGATGGTTCCTATCATTTCATCCATGATATATTTGTTTTTTGGTTTTAGATTTTTCTAAGGTCTTGAAGGGTAAATTCCTTCTACACAGATAATATAATTCATTCCTAAGTAAGGCGGCATGTTGTTTACAGGTATATTCTGACCTATAAACATTACAGATTGTGGATTCAGCGTAGTATCCGGAGCGGCATCTATAAAACTTGGAATGGCTGTAAAATCTCTTCCTACAGTAGTTCCCGGTACTGCAATTGATGAAGCTGTAGACGGCGAGGATGAAGCTGCGTTAGATTTCGAAACTTTTAATTGACTTGTAAAACTTGGTAAGTTCATAGGTAAAAGACTAGTCTGTGGCGTCCCTGCCTGCTCTCCCAATTCATATGTTTGTCCAGCATTGGGTCCTGCTCCCAGCGGATAACGTCCGTTTAAATTTGGCAAAGCAAAAGTTGAAATGCCGTCTCCTCCGTAAGTTGTTCCTAAAATTGAGAAAAGGGCGGTGTTTTGAGCAATACTTAATAAAGCCCCATTGCAGAACAGAAATCCTCTAGGTGCAAAATTTCCTGCAAATGACTTGATTACTCCCATCATTTCTTCCATGGTAAATGTTT
Coding sequences:
- a CDS encoding tail fiber protein, giving the protein MEEMMGVIKSFAGNFAPRGFLFCNGALLSIAQNTALFSILGTTYGGDGISTFALPNLNGRYPLGAGPNAGQTYELGEQAGTPQTSLLPMNLPSFTSQLKVSKSNAASSSPSTASSIAVPGTTVGRDFTAIPSFIDAAPDTTLNPQSVMFIGQNIPVNNMPPYLGMNYIICVEGIYPSRP
- a CDS encoding tail fiber protein, whose amino-acid sequence is MDEMIGTIKMFAGNFAPKGFLLCNGAILPIAQNQALFSILGTTYGGNGTTNFALPNLNGRAPIGAGTSSTGKSVVLGEMAGTPTTTILNSNLPSIMSQLRVSKSNATSSSPSATSSVAVPGTTIGRDFTAIPSFVDTAPDTTINAASVSFTGANQPIDNMPPYLGMNYIICVQGIFPSRP